The DNA region GCCAACTTTACTATCACCCTTCTTTGACACCCAGAACAAATGCAGAAAAAGGGAACATGATGCACAATATAAAGCAGTGACAtagcaattcactaaaatcagaCCTTAACAACATGCTCTCTTCTTGCTTTCAAATTTAATGGAATTAAGGaaacaataataaaaatggaaagAATATATCCAACATTCCAATCCATGTTGGATAAAATATATTGTACCTATGTCATTGGAGATGTTAATCCATGTTGGTTTTTATTAAATCTGAATAGGGTCCCTCAAGAAGGGACAATCTTTGGTGTATGCAGTAAGAAGTGGAAGGCCTAAATCCTTCAAGAATGTGCGACCTTTTACATAGAATAGAATGTTTTAAGTCAGGGGTAATCCAATCATGGCTTCTCTTAGTGGACATAGTAAAAAATGGTTCATAAGTATATGCTAAGAATGAAAATCATTAAACTAGGAAAAAGTTCAAGATGTGTGGTAGCACAGCAGTGTAGCAGTCTGCAGTTGTCATAAAAAATGCACAGCCTTAATATGTACCAGTGATTCATGAATACATAACAGTTTTAAAAGGTACTGGAAAATGGGAAAGAAACATACCAAAAGGATAGGTTTAATTGCTTGAAAATTTTCTTTACAATAAACCTGGATGATAAACAGCAGCAATGATGACTGCTACCCAGCCACAGTCCCAAGATCCAGTTTACAGCCTCCGTCTCCAAATCTGCTAGAAaccagaagaaaaaaagaagaagttaaAATACCTctatcataaaattaaattttatggagGAGTTAAAATGAGATCAGGGGTAAAGAATGACCATTCAGAGTTAAAATCAGTGTACGATGGAAAACCAGAAAGAAAGTGAACCCCTTCTCTCGTGCTCAAACCACTTTGGAATCCTTCCTGTTTATAGGCATGGCAATTCAAAGTAGGTCTTTACCCCTCATGCACTTCCTGTTTTAGTGTAGAATATTAATGATAAAATCTATCACattcaaagcataacaaatcAAATCGAAACAAAAGTTAACCTGCTTCAGCAACATGCTTCTACATGAGAAACTCAATGATTCACATTCTCTGAATCACAATGCCAAGTATTGCTCCTAACTCTGATATCTCTTCCCTTGCAGCAATTATAAGCATACCTTCTATATGTCTTTTATACATTGTGGGGAAGGCTCCAATCATTATGACATGAAGGTAAGAAGTACAAGTATAATTTATAAATCTTCCAATGTATCCATGTCTTGTTGGATGGATGAAGCCCTTGCCTACCTTGCAAAGAAAATGACAATTATTAGTTGAAGTCCAATCACACATGCCAGAACATATCCATCATAAACATGACCATGTTAAATGTATAGTCCTCCTTAGAAGCATTAGCAAGTTGTTTAACTCATCCTCTAAACCATAGTATTATTTTTGGATACCAGGAGGCCTACCATCATTGTAAATACAGTAATCAAACATGGAAACAAGTGGGTTCAGAGGATTAAAAAATGGCAAGTGGTTATGTAGTTAAAATTGAAGGTCTGTCGCATACTCTCCCAataaagaagcttacgcccaccTTGTcatgccctttggcctctggttctGCAGTCTTCTCATACCATTCAAGAGCTTCTGCATCAGTTCTACCTTGTAATTAATTACAAAATATGGTTGCACAAGCTCCAGAATTAGATTTTTCCATGAAGTGAAGTCAAGTTTATGTAAAACTATTGATCTACTTACTTCAACATCAGATCTCATGTGAACATAATATAAACGAGTCATGTTCAACATCTGATCTCAGAGTTGATCTCATTCTCTTTTATTCACATCAGAATATATAGGCCCAAGAGCAATGATCCAGGATTGTGCTTTAGTGAGTCAACTCAGTATTAACATCATCCTCTTCAAGCGGTGCCAAATTCAAGTctatttttctccttttatcAGGATTCGTGAATCGGATATCCTGCATGTTTTGCTCTTTCAATACATGGATTCCAATTCCACAGTCTAAGCCCCTTTCAGTCCTAAACTCCACATGATTCCACACATTTTCTATAAATTTATATTTCCATGAATAGTTTGTTTGGCTTAGCCTCATATCTTTAAAAAAGTAGTATTTTCTTAGCCTCTTAAGAAGAGTACAACCCCAATTTACTATGAATTGTTGACATGAAGAGCCATTGATGAAGAAATTTACTCTGAATAAATAATCATTGTCAGGCATATTTGGCTCAGGTGGAGAAGCAATACATAGTAAGATGTCAGGGAAGTCGTTACGAAACCAGAAAGAAAGTGACGGAGATCGACCCCTGTTCTGGTGCTCAAACCTCTCTGGAATCTGTAAGTTTCGCAATACATAGTAAGTCTCACTCTCGCTATCCTCTTCCCATATCGGCCACTGATTGATTATGAGGCCTAATAGTCGTGGCATCGTGTCTAAGCTCCTTGATGGCAGCCAATGATAAACCCACATTAATCGAAGTCGAGTCAGATTTCCAAATGAATATggatatttacttattttagtGCCACTCAAATCAAGCTCCTCTATATTTTCCATCTCTTCTAATATTTCTGGAAAACTCTCAAGACTTGAACAACCTTCAAGCCCGAGTTCTTCAAGAGAGGGCAGCTTGAGGGGAGGAAAACTCCTAAGCTGGGAGCAATGACGAGCATTCAAGCTTTTAAGTTTGGCCAACAACCCAACCGAACAGTCAACCGTAATTAATTTTGAACAATCTTTAAATGAAAGCTCTTCTAAATTTGGGAGACCAGATACGTCAGGTATATGTGTTAATGATCCACACCGATTGAGATTTAAGACTTTCATACTCACGAACTTCtgctaaaaaagaaaagaaaaaaaggaaaacaaaaatcaaatgaaTATTAGTGATGTATAATACACAAGAAGATCAAGGATATTGAATCATTATCATACTTGCCTTTGATGAACTTAGCaactccaatgacataaacctaCTCTCGGGTAATTTGCATATGGAAAGTTTCTTTGGACGGAAATCACTTGGTAAATGTTGTGAAGGGTATTTCCACCACTCTAGTACTCTTAAACTATTTGGAAGATGCTCTGGACCTTTAGAAAAATGAGTTTTTCTAATGACAAGTGTTTTCAGTTTTTTCATCTCTTTGAAAGCCTCTCCATCCCAATCCACTTCTTCAAATGACGGGTAATCTAGATGCATCATTTCAATTTTGCTTGTTCCCTTAAAAAAAGacaaatcaatcaaaatgaaTACATATACGTTAGGACATTAACACAAGTTCTTGGAAATATTATAAAGAGGGAAAATGGTAATATAAACATTAGTAGCTTTGAATAATCAAAAAGGCTAAATAAAGATTAAAGATAAACAACCAAATCATCCGAACTAGTCTTACCGTATTTTGTTCCAAAACTTGAAATATGTCTTCATGAAACCATAACCTACTACGGTTTCCAGGATCTTTAGGTGATTCTTGTCGCACGATTTCTTTACCCATATCCTCAATTAAGTCATGTAGTGTCAATTCACTCAAATACGGAGTAATCGTTATGAGAGACTTTTGAACCAACACCTTAATGTGATTTGCTATGCAGAAACCATAATGAGCACAAAGTAAGTCCTTGACCACTCCCAATTCATATCCTTTGAAGCAACAAGCAATGTCTAGGAAAacattcttctcttcttcctccaaaGAATCAAAGCTCACTTCAAGTATCTTTTGGATGTCTCTAGGTGGAATCCTTCTATATTGTTCTAATGTCGATTCCCATTCTTCCCTTGTTTTACCAAACAAGTTAGAACTTATTACTTCCAAAGCTAATGGAAGGCCGGAAGTGTAACTCAATGCTTGGTTCAGTAAGTCCTCATAACTTGAATTAACTTCCTGGTTTTTAAAAGCTTTCCACTTGAACAATTCGGTAGCATGTTCCTTCTTCAACTCTTTCACTTTGAATGTTCTTTCAACCCCATGGCATGCTAGCAATTGTTGGTTTCGAGTCGTGATGATGACTCTACTACCAGGACCAACCCAATTAGGTCTTCCAATAATATCATTTAATTGCTCCTTCTTGTCAACATCATCTAGAATCAGAAGAACCTTTTTTTGTTGGAGCCGATGTTGTATTATTGAACTTCCATGCTTGACACTTGTTATCTCAATTTCCTTCTCTCCAAGGAAAGCCAAAAGAAGGGTCTTTTGGAGATGTAGTAACCCATGTTTGTTTGAATTTTCTCTAACATTCTCCAAAAAACATAAACCTTCAAAATGGTCAGCAATGGAATTGTAAACTGCTAGAGCAAGTGTCGTTTTACCAATTCCCCCTATTCCATGGATCCCTACCATGTGAACTCTATTAATAGACCCAACATCCAAAAGCGAAACTACTTGTCGCACTTGTGACTCTAGTCCAATCGGGTAATCAGCAATAGGTAAAGCAACACGATTCATCTTTCTTGAAACTTCATTAATGATCTTTCCGATAAACTCGTGTTCATATCCATCTCTGTCCAATAAGAGAAGTGAAGTTTGTGTAAAGTCATAATAGTGCATCATGTTCCTTTTTTTATTACTTATTCACTATAACTAAATTTTTGTAATAATTAGACAATATCTAAAACGCAAGGAAATCAGTATAAGAAACACACCCATGTTTGAAATGCCAGCCTGACAAATCAGCTACTTGTTGTAGAGCTATCCTCCATTTTTGCAACTTGTCCTTGTTATCTTTGAACCTCTCTGTATGCAGGGCCATTGCTTCTCCGAACGTCCCAATTTGCTTTCGCACATCAGAAGGATCCACACCATAAAAAACTGGCCAAACAAGACGACCCTCTTCCTGAGAGCAGTCAAGAATCTTGGAAAGTTCATCTAAGCAAAATGAGGAGCACGCATAGTCCTTAGAGAGGACAACAATGAAAATCCTGGAGTTTTGAATGGCCTTCTCAAGTGATGGTGTGATTTCGTCCCCTTTGTGAAGCTCCTTGTCATCAATAAAAGTGTGAATTCCCTTACCATAGAGAGCTTTGTAGAGATTGCCGGTAAAGTCATAGCGGGTATCAGAACCCTTGAAGCTGATGAACACATCGTAGGTGAATGCATAGGTGATGGAAGAGGAGGATGATGATGGTAGGAAAGCCATGAGAAAAGAAGGCTTGGAATGATAAGTGTGGAATATGAATGGTGTGTATGAGTGAGCACGAACCTGATTGCCATATAAAAAGAGAATGAATGTTATGTTCTCAACGTGTTGCAGCCTTGCAGGAGCCCGAAATTTCTATACATTTTCCTGTGTCTTGTCTGTTTCGTGTAACAGTGTGATTCATTGTATTCACTGGTATATGGTAATAAATTTGCTGACTTATTGACAAAAAACTGTCAGTTATTGTAGAAACTCACAGGAAATTTGTTCTCTTCACACACGCTTTGTACTAAACCATATATAGGCTTGTTGACATgtccattattttattttaatatcgATTTCATCAGATAACAAGAAGTGTAAAAAAATCTAGGAGGGTGATGCTTGGAAATACAGAATTAAAAGAGAGTTATAAAATTGTGTCACGCAACTTATTAGTCTCTccttgtttttcaatttttctttttgataggACCCCATTCTTGTTTTTGTAGCTGAAGTGATCCCACAAAGAATGGATGACCATTTAAATCAAGTAAAGTCAAGAAAGGAAATTTACAGGAAATTGTTTACCTCTGTCACTGTCATCATACTTGTTCTCTTAGCTTTTCTTCACACGCTATAACTTTTACTTATTGACATgtgcattattttattttaagatcgATTTCATCATATAACAAAAAAGTATTATAAGTAATGATGTGAACAAAGCAAGCAAATATACATGAGAATTGTGTCAAAAAAGAtgtgtaaaaaaatatatatgaaggTGATGCTTGGAATTACAGAGCTACAAGACTAGTCACTTATTTATGTATGAAGAAAATATCTACAACAGCCTGTCTCTCCTtgtttttcaactttttctttATGATTGGACCTCATGTTTGCTTTTGTGGAGGAAGTGGTCCCAATTAGAATGAATTCTACCATCAATGATCaaacaaaagaaattaaatcAAGTAAGGCCCACCATTGAATCTCAAACTGATACTAGTACATTAGCTGCGTGAATGGTGGAGAGCCACAAACTATCACAATATGTATAGCAATATAGAACAAAGACTACATAGACTTCAGTTTTCTAAATTGAAATGATCCCACATAGACTTCAGTTTATGTTCTATATTTCACCCTTCCAACTTACTTGACCTGTCTCCCACAAATAAAGACCTTTCCTGAATTCAATAGTGAAAATTCTCACAATAATTGCATGTTATTATATATTTCATTACCAACCATTCAACCAACATTACTATCACCCTCCTCTAACACCCAAAACAAATTAAAACGAATTATGGAAATAATAAGAAACAGGAAACGATAGATTCAAATTGACTTCAGGGAAC from Lotus japonicus ecotype B-129 chromosome 2, LjGifu_v1.2 includes:
- the LOC130738619 gene encoding disease resistance protein RPV1-like → MAFLPSSSSSSITYAFTYDVFISFKGSDTRYDFTGNLYKALYGKGIHTFIDDKELHKGDEITPSLEKAIQNSRIFIVVLSKDYACSSFCLDELSKILDCSQEEGRLVWPVFYGVDPSDVRKQIGTFGEAMALHTERFKDNKDKLQKWRIALQQVADLSGWHFKHGDGYEHEFIGKIINEVSRKMNRVALPIADYPIGLESQVRQVVSLLDVGSINRVHMVGIHGIGGIGKTTLALAVYNSIADHFEGLCFLENVRENSNKHGLLHLQKTLLLAFLGEKEIEITSVKHGSSIIQHRLQQKKVLLILDDVDKKEQLNDIIGRPNWVGPGSRVIITTRNQQLLACHGVERTFKVKELKKEHATELFKWKAFKNQEVNSSYEDLLNQALSYTSGLPLALEVISSNLFGKTREEWESTLEQYRRIPPRDIQKILEVSFDSLEEEEKNVFLDIACCFKGYELGVVKDLLCAHYGFCIANHIKVLVQKSLITITPYLSELTLHDLIEDMGKEIVRQESPKDPGNRSRLWFHEDIFQVLEQNTGTSKIEMMHLDYPSFEEVDWDGEAFKEMKKLKTLVIRKTHFSKGPEHLPNSLRVLEWWKYPSQHLPSDFRPKKLSICKLPESRFMSLELLSSSKKFVSMKVLNLNRCGSLTHIPDVSGLPNLEELSFKDCSKLITVDCSVGLLAKLKSLNARHCSQLRSFPPLKLPSLEELGLEGCSSLESFPEILEEMENIEELDLSGTKISKYPYSFGNLTRLRLMWVYHWLPSRSLDTMPRLLGLIINQWPIWEEDSESETYYVLRNLQIPERFEHQNRGRSPSLSFWFRNDFPDILLCIASPPEPNMPDNDYLFRVNFFINGSSCQQFIVNWGCTLLKRLRKYYFFKDMRLSQTNYSWKYKFIENVWNHVEFRTERGLDCGIGIHVLKEQNMQDIRFTNPDKRRKIDLNLAPLEEDDVNTELTH